One Yoonia sp. BS5-3 genomic window carries:
- the kdsB gene encoding 3-deoxy-manno-octulosonate cytidylyltransferase, whose amino-acid sequence MSVLIVIPSRYASSRYPGKPLAQLRGSTGEAKSLIQRSWEAAMQVDGADKVVVATDDTRIADAAEAFGAKVVMTATTCQNGTERCAEALAHVAGDYDIVVNLQGDAPLTPAWFIEDLVDGLKANPNADVATPVLNTSGAMLDDLLQDRREGRVGGTTAVFGTDNNALYFSKEVIPFTGQEYAPDAATPVFHHVGVYAYRPSALRAYMGWSMGPLEALEGLEQLRFLERGVQMLCVEVEAKGRQFWELNNPEDVPRIEQMLKDMGHP is encoded by the coding sequence ATGTCTGTCCTGATCGTTATTCCTTCACGCTATGCGTCATCACGCTATCCCGGCAAGCCGTTGGCACAATTGCGCGGCAGCACTGGTGAAGCCAAAAGCCTTATTCAGCGGTCTTGGGAAGCTGCAATGCAGGTTGACGGCGCCGATAAGGTCGTCGTTGCAACGGACGATACCCGAATTGCCGACGCTGCAGAAGCCTTTGGCGCAAAGGTCGTGATGACCGCAACGACTTGCCAAAACGGAACCGAGCGTTGCGCGGAGGCCTTGGCACATGTTGCCGGGGATTATGATATCGTTGTCAACTTGCAAGGTGACGCTCCCCTGACGCCAGCGTGGTTCATCGAAGATTTGGTTGACGGCTTAAAGGCTAACCCAAATGCTGATGTGGCGACGCCGGTGTTGAATACCAGCGGTGCGATGCTGGATGATCTGCTGCAAGACCGCCGTGAAGGGCGTGTTGGTGGGACGACCGCGGTTTTTGGCACTGACAACAATGCGCTTTATTTTTCGAAAGAGGTCATCCCTTTCACCGGGCAGGAATATGCGCCGGACGCTGCAACACCAGTGTTTCATCATGTCGGGGTGTACGCCTATCGGCCGTCGGCGCTGCGTGCCTATATGGGCTGGTCCATGGGTCCGCTTGAGGCGCTTGAAGGGCTTGAACAGCTGCGGTTCTTAGAGCGCGGTGTGCAGATGCTGTGTGTTGAAGTTGAAGCCAAAGGTCGCCAGTTTTGGGAACTGAACAATCCAGAGGATGTCCCTCGGATCGAACAGATGTTAAAGGACATGGGGCATCCATGA
- a CDS encoding UTP--glucose-1-phosphate uridylyltransferase — protein MHKKVTKAIFPVAGMGTRFLPATKSVPKEIMTLVDRPLIQYAIDEARAAGIEDFIFVTSRGKSALEDYFDLAPDLEASLEASGKFALLDTLRDTNMDSGAIAYMRQHKPLGLGHAVSCARKLIGDEPFAVILPDDVIAAETPCLQQMVEAHAETGGAMVATMEVSPERASSYGILDISRSDGPLMCVKGMVEKPAPGKAPSNLAVIGRYILTPAVLKNLDTIERGAGGEIQLTDAIAKEIAEGRDVFGYRFDGQRFDCGSKAGFLQATVAFALARDDLRDEFSEYLAQIKTFQQAAQ, from the coding sequence ATGCATAAAAAAGTCACGAAGGCGATTTTCCCGGTCGCAGGGATGGGTACGCGGTTCTTGCCTGCCACGAAGTCTGTGCCAAAAGAAATCATGACCTTGGTGGACCGCCCGTTGATCCAATACGCGATTGACGAAGCACGCGCCGCCGGGATTGAGGATTTTATCTTTGTGACATCGCGCGGAAAGTCAGCGTTAGAAGACTATTTCGACCTTGCCCCTGATCTTGAGGCATCGCTGGAGGCCAGTGGTAAGTTTGCACTTTTGGATACACTGCGCGACACCAATATGGATAGCGGCGCGATTGCCTATATGCGCCAGCACAAGCCGCTTGGTTTGGGTCACGCGGTGTCATGTGCGCGCAAACTTATTGGGGATGAACCCTTTGCGGTGATCCTGCCAGATGATGTCATCGCAGCTGAAACCCCCTGTTTACAGCAAATGGTTGAGGCCCACGCAGAAACGGGTGGCGCCATGGTCGCCACCATGGAGGTTTCGCCAGAACGCGCATCATCTTACGGCATTTTGGATATCTCACGCAGCGACGGGCCCTTGATGTGTGTGAAAGGCATGGTCGAAAAGCCAGCGCCCGGAAAAGCGCCGTCTAACTTGGCCGTCATCGGGCGCTATATTCTGACACCCGCAGTACTGAAAAATCTTGATACGATTGAGCGCGGCGCGGGCGGTGAAATTCAGCTGACTGACGCGATTGCCAAGGAAATTGCCGAAGGCCGCGATGTTTTTGGCTATCGATTTGACGGACAACGTTTCGATTGCGGATCCAAGGCTGGTTTTCTGCAGGCGACGGTGGCCTTTGCGCTTGCTCGGGATGATCTGCGCGATGAGTTCAGTGAATATCTGGCGCAAATCAAAACGTTCCAGCAGGCCGCGCAGTAA
- a CDS encoding glycosyltransferase family 2 protein, which yields MRGPGDSYLSKLWFSYRLRWKRRRLLWRIWRKRHQITAVFDRTAQIADDAILCFATVRNEMLRLPYFLEHYRKLGVTQFLIVDNDSDDGTTAFLAAQPDVSLWTTAHSYKLARFGMDWLGWLQWQFGSGHWCLTVDADELLIYPDSDTRGLPALTDWLDARDITSFGALMLDMYPKGRLADVDYQPDQDPIETLSWFDADNYRHRQHPIFDNLWIQGGVRERVFFAGDPQKSPTLSKTPLVRWHWRHVYVSSTHQMLPRYLNHVFDKKTDRKVTGVLLHTKFLPNIGVKSAEEIDRAQHFENSAVYVDYHRALTENPVLWSPQSYLYKNAQQLIDLGLMSKGDWG from the coding sequence TTGCGCGGTCCCGGCGACAGCTATTTGTCAAAGCTCTGGTTTAGCTACCGCTTGCGTTGGAAGCGCCGCAGGTTGCTGTGGCGCATCTGGCGCAAGCGCCATCAGATAACAGCCGTTTTCGATCGAACCGCGCAAATCGCAGATGATGCTATTCTATGTTTTGCGACCGTCCGAAACGAAATGCTGCGATTGCCCTATTTTTTAGAGCATTATCGCAAGTTGGGCGTCACGCAGTTTTTGATTGTTGATAATGACAGTGATGATGGAACGACCGCGTTTCTGGCCGCGCAGCCGGATGTTTCGCTTTGGACCACCGCACATAGTTATAAGCTGGCACGGTTTGGCATGGATTGGCTGGGGTGGTTGCAATGGCAATTTGGCAGCGGCCATTGGTGTTTGACAGTCGATGCGGATGAATTGCTGATCTATCCTGACAGCGACACCAGGGGTCTGCCTGCACTGACAGACTGGCTGGATGCGCGCGATATTACCTCTTTTGGGGCGTTGATGCTGGATATGTATCCCAAGGGTCGCTTGGCTGATGTGGACTACCAGCCGGATCAAGATCCGATCGAAACGCTGTCTTGGTTTGATGCGGATAACTACCGTCATCGCCAGCATCCCATCTTTGACAACTTGTGGATTCAGGGCGGGGTCCGTGAACGTGTGTTTTTTGCTGGTGACCCCCAGAAATCCCCGACCCTTAGCAAGACGCCTCTGGTCCGGTGGCATTGGCGTCATGTTTATGTCAGTTCAACCCACCAAATGCTGCCCAGGTATCTGAACCATGTTTTTGATAAAAAGACAGACCGCAAGGTCACTGGTGTGCTGCTTCATACAAAATTTTTGCCGAATATCGGTGTAAAATCAGCCGAAGAGATCGACCGCGCCCAGCATTTTGAAAACAGCGCGGTTTATGTCGATTATCACCGTGCTTTGACCGAAAACCCGGTGCTGTGGTCCCCGCAATCATATTTGTATAAGAATGCCCAGCAGCTGATTGATCTTGGCCTGATGTCAAAGGGTGACTGGGGCTGA
- a CDS encoding glycosyltransferase family 2 protein, with protein sequence MGIWTSYRLRLQRRRWKLRARRKARELTPVEDRTDQIRPDDILLFCTFRNEDIRLPYFLEYYRSLGINHFLFVDNNSDDGGLEYVAAEPDVSVWSTTAGYGDSRYGIDWLTWLQGKYAHGHWALTVDVDEFFVYPFCDTRPIRALADWLDASEVRSFGAMLLDMYPKGPVTDAVYKRGADPLDVANWFDPGNYIMSRNRLMRNLWIQGGPRARMFFADKPKKAPALNKVPFVKWRRPYAYVSSTHMILPRGLNLVYDQQGGEKASGILLHAKFLNTFSDRATEEVARAEHYGRGQEYKSYIAEHGVAPDLWSQWSEQYINWRQLEILGLMSKGNWA encoded by the coding sequence TTGGGCATTTGGACATCATATCGGCTTCGATTGCAGCGCAGGCGCTGGAAATTGCGCGCCCGCCGCAAAGCGCGCGAACTGACCCCTGTTGAGGATCGCACAGATCAAATTAGGCCGGATGATATCCTTCTGTTTTGTACCTTTCGGAACGAAGATATTCGCCTGCCATATTTTCTGGAGTATTATCGCAGCTTGGGTATCAACCATTTCTTATTTGTTGATAACAATAGTGATGATGGCGGTTTGGAATATGTTGCCGCTGAACCGGATGTATCCGTTTGGTCAACGACTGCGGGCTATGGCGACTCGCGCTATGGTATTGATTGGCTCACGTGGTTGCAGGGCAAATATGCCCACGGGCACTGGGCATTGACGGTCGATGTTGATGAATTCTTTGTCTACCCATTTTGCGATACGCGCCCTATCCGCGCGCTTGCAGATTGGCTTGATGCCTCAGAAGTGCGTTCTTTTGGCGCGATGCTTTTGGATATGTATCCAAAGGGGCCTGTCACGGACGCCGTTTATAAGCGGGGGGCAGATCCGCTGGATGTCGCAAATTGGTTTGATCCGGGCAACTATATCATGAGCCGCAACAGACTTATGCGTAACCTGTGGATACAAGGCGGTCCACGCGCACGCATGTTTTTTGCAGACAAGCCCAAAAAAGCCCCGGCGTTGAATAAAGTGCCGTTCGTGAAGTGGCGCCGGCCCTATGCTTATGTCAGCTCGACCCATATGATTTTGCCGCGCGGCTTGAACCTTGTTTATGATCAACAAGGTGGCGAGAAAGCGTCGGGTATTTTGTTGCATGCGAAGTTCCTGAACACGTTTTCTGATCGCGCGACTGAGGAGGTCGCCCGCGCAGAGCATTACGGCCGGGGTCAAGAATACAAATCCTACATAGCCGAGCATGGCGTCGCACCGGACCTCTGGTCGCAATGGAGCGAGCAATATATCAACTGGCGCCAACTTGAGATTTTAGGCCTGATGTCCAAGGGAAATTGGGCATGA
- a CDS encoding beta-1,6-N-acetylglucosaminyltransferase yields MSVGVVMLVHTAFDRAEQAVRHWVAGGCPVVVHVDKDVDRHTYDTFVAALSDLDHVLFSKRHRCEWGGWGLVAASQAASTLLLEQFPDVRHAFLASGSCLPLRPIAELRAYLDARPDTDFIESATTADVPWTVGGLDRERFTLRFPFSWKRQRWLFDRYVQVQQLVRLRRRIPEGIVPHMGSQWWCLTRSTLQAILNDPRRKRFDAYFKLVWIPDESYYQTLSRCHARKIESRSLTLSKFDFQGKPHIFYDDHRELLLRSGCFVARKIWPHADELYATFPVKIPSVPAQTEPAPATIDRLFASAVDRRLNGRQGLFMQSRFPNTDREKGIAATPYAVFQGLDDLFPDFTDWLSRRSGAEIHGHLFAKDRVHFSDEASTYRGALSDNARLRDYNGRMFLTNLLWAGREKTHGFQFGPADSQDIRWMIAKDAQARIWVVSGAWAVPLFLSGRSAADVRAEAARLQRIENKFLKILRSSHTRARIEITTLADFMQSPMDMLQDIIDDIAGHRGQAVTEVPKMADLSGLAGFLQDLKNQGMHPFLTGEFTGQTQRSSNDVDQPKPYVVGGK; encoded by the coding sequence ATGAGCGTTGGCGTTGTCATGTTGGTTCATACCGCATTTGATCGGGCCGAGCAGGCGGTGCGCCATTGGGTCGCCGGTGGGTGCCCGGTTGTCGTGCATGTCGACAAGGATGTTGATCGGCACACTTATGATACTTTTGTCGCTGCTTTGTCAGATCTGGACCACGTTCTTTTTTCAAAGCGACACCGTTGTGAGTGGGGTGGTTGGGGCCTTGTCGCGGCATCGCAGGCTGCCTCAACCTTGCTGCTGGAACAGTTTCCCGATGTTCGGCATGCCTTTCTCGCGTCAGGGTCCTGTTTGCCACTGCGCCCAATCGCTGAGTTGCGGGCATATTTGGATGCCCGTCCCGATACGGATTTTATCGAAAGCGCCACAACGGCCGATGTGCCTTGGACTGTTGGCGGCCTTGATCGTGAACGTTTTACCCTGCGGTTTCCTTTTTCGTGGAAAAGGCAGCGTTGGCTGTTTGATCGTTATGTCCAGGTGCAACAGCTGGTCAGGTTAAGGCGCCGCATTCCCGAAGGCATTGTGCCGCATATGGGGTCGCAATGGTGGTGCCTGACACGCAGCACCTTGCAGGCGATCTTGAATGACCCGCGGCGCAAGCGCTTTGACGCTTATTTCAAACTGGTTTGGATCCCTGACGAAAGCTATTATCAGACATTATCGCGCTGCCATGCCAGGAAGATTGAAAGCCGTTCGCTGACGCTTTCTAAATTTGATTTTCAGGGCAAGCCGCATATCTTTTACGATGATCATCGCGAATTGCTATTGCGGTCAGGCTGTTTTGTGGCGCGCAAAATCTGGCCCCATGCTGATGAGCTATATGCAACCTTTCCCGTCAAGATCCCATCGGTACCGGCGCAAACCGAACCTGCCCCGGCAACGATTGATCGCCTTTTTGCAAGCGCGGTGGATAGGCGGTTGAATGGGCGGCAAGGGTTATTCATGCAAAGCCGCTTTCCGAACACAGATCGGGAAAAGGGCATCGCAGCTACGCCTTATGCGGTTTTTCAGGGTTTGGATGACCTGTTTCCGGATTTCACCGACTGGCTCTCGCGACGTAGTGGTGCGGAGATACATGGGCATCTGTTCGCAAAGGACCGCGTGCATTTCTCGGATGAGGCGTCAACTTATCGCGGCGCATTGTCGGACAATGCACGCTTGCGTGATTACAATGGCCGAATGTTTTTGACGAATTTGCTATGGGCCGGACGAGAGAAAACCCATGGTTTTCAATTTGGGCCAGCTGATAGCCAGGACATCAGATGGATGATTGCCAAAGATGCGCAAGCGCGCATTTGGGTTGTCTCAGGTGCTTGGGCGGTGCCGTTATTTTTGTCTGGTCGATCAGCTGCAGATGTGCGGGCTGAAGCGGCCCGGTTGCAGAGGATCGAAAACAAGTTTTTGAAAATTCTGCGCTCTAGTCACACCCGTGCGCGCATCGAGATCACAACACTGGCTGATTTCATGCAATCTCCCATGGATATGTTGCAGGACATCATTGACGATATTGCCGGTCATCGCGGGCAAGCCGTCACGGAGGTACCAAAGATGGCGGATTTAAGTGGTTTGGCTGGGTTTCTGCAGGACCTCAAAAATCAGGGCATGCATCCTTTTCTCACTGGTGAATTCACCGGGCAGACGCAGCGGAGCAGCAATGATGTTGATCAGCCAAAGCCTTATGTTGTGGGCGGAAAATGA
- a CDS encoding sulfotransferase family 2 domain-containing protein — translation MTKFRSFIMLAEMRTGSNFLESNLNDLAGVRCLGELFNPAFIGHPKTDDVLGMTLDAREADPLALLTKVQDQEELCGFRYFHNHDQRVLQPCLQDKHCAKIILTRNPVDSFVSWKTAQATGQWKLTNATHAKSHQITFDPEEFTVHLEQLQAFQTRVLRVLQTTGQTAFYITYDDLRDIDVINGLAAFLGVNARLSNLNRKLKKQNPEPLEDRVANFTQMQEALGQLDRFDLSRTPHFEPRRGPAIRTYIAAAQAPLVYMPLQSGPEAAVSQWLANLDQVDVSALQNKFTQKTLRQWQRNTPGHRSFTVLRHPLARAHAAFCDRILQDGPGSFREIRANLRRVHKLPIPEQRPNLQKSSGYDVAAHRMAFLAFLTFLRNNLSGQTAIRVDPAWAGQLTCLQGMAEFMLPDVILRENMLAAGLSDLANDVGLQDAPDIIDAVHPHEGWLAAIYDAELERAAREAYQRDYDVFGFEAWG, via the coding sequence ATGACCAAGTTTCGTTCTTTCATTATGTTGGCCGAAATGCGTACGGGGTCCAATTTTCTTGAATCTAACCTGAATGATCTGGCTGGTGTGCGTTGCTTGGGCGAACTTTTTAACCCCGCATTCATTGGTCACCCAAAAACAGATGATGTTCTTGGCATGACGCTTGACGCGCGCGAGGCTGATCCACTGGCGTTGCTGACCAAAGTGCAAGACCAGGAAGAACTTTGTGGGTTCCGCTATTTTCACAATCACGATCAGCGGGTGCTTCAACCCTGCTTGCAGGATAAACACTGTGCTAAGATTATTCTGACGCGCAATCCCGTAGATAGCTTTGTCAGTTGGAAAACCGCGCAAGCAACCGGACAATGGAAACTGACAAACGCAACCCATGCGAAAAGCCACCAGATCACCTTTGACCCAGAAGAGTTTACGGTCCATTTAGAGCAGTTGCAGGCGTTTCAAACCCGTGTGCTCCGGGTGTTGCAGACGACGGGACAGACGGCCTTTTACATCACCTATGACGATTTACGCGATATTGATGTGATCAATGGGTTGGCTGCGTTCTTGGGTGTGAATGCGCGTCTGTCGAACCTCAATCGGAAGCTAAAAAAGCAAAACCCTGAACCGCTGGAGGACCGGGTTGCGAATTTCACGCAAATGCAAGAGGCGCTGGGCCAGCTTGACCGATTTGATTTGTCACGCACGCCCCATTTTGAGCCGCGGCGTGGACCGGCCATACGAACCTATATCGCGGCAGCGCAGGCACCACTGGTTTACATGCCGTTGCAGTCCGGGCCGGAAGCGGCGGTTTCCCAGTGGTTGGCTAACCTTGATCAAGTTGATGTGTCGGCGTTGCAGAATAAATTCACGCAAAAGACGCTGCGCCAATGGCAGCGCAACACGCCCGGCCATCGAAGCTTTACTGTATTGCGTCATCCGCTTGCCCGTGCGCATGCCGCATTTTGCGACCGTATTCTGCAGGATGGTCCTGGCAGTTTTCGTGAGATCCGCGCGAACCTGCGCCGGGTTCATAAGTTGCCGATCCCTGAACAACGTCCGAATTTGCAGAAGTCATCAGGCTATGATGTTGCGGCGCATCGGATGGCGTTTTTGGCCTTTTTGACCTTTTTGCGAAATAACCTATCGGGGCAGACAGCCATTCGCGTCGATCCGGCTTGGGCGGGTCAATTGACCTGTCTGCAGGGCATGGCAGAATTTATGCTGCCGGATGTCATTTTGCGCGAAAACATGTTGGCGGCTGGCTTGTCCGATCTGGCAAATGATGTCGGTCTTCAAGACGCGCCGGACATTATCGATGCTGTCCATCCGCATGAAGGCTGGCTTGCGGCTATTTATGATGCGGAACTCGAACGTGCCGCGCGCGAGGCCTATCAGCGCGACTATGATGTATTTGGATTTGAGGCCTGGGGCTAG
- a CDS encoding PTS sugar transporter subunit IIA, with protein MEIGQILQPSAVKTISSCTSKKRLFHDLGELAETSYGLNPSAVIDALIQREGLGPTGVGQGVALPHARMADATDVKGIFLRLEKALPFDSVDRQPVDLIFALIAPENAGVDHLKALALVSRTLRDNAICAKLRANSEPATLHTILTEFQPSQAA; from the coding sequence ATGGAAATTGGACAGATTTTGCAGCCTTCTGCAGTGAAAACGATTTCGTCGTGCACCAGCAAGAAGCGACTGTTTCATGATTTGGGCGAATTGGCTGAAACCAGTTATGGATTGAACCCATCCGCCGTCATTGACGCGTTAATCCAACGCGAAGGTTTAGGCCCAACGGGTGTGGGTCAAGGCGTTGCCTTGCCCCATGCGCGCATGGCGGATGCAACCGATGTCAAAGGTATCTTTCTGCGCTTAGAAAAAGCTCTGCCATTCGATTCTGTGGATCGGCAGCCTGTCGATCTGATCTTTGCGTTGATCGCCCCGGAAAATGCGGGCGTCGATCATCTTAAAGCGCTGGCGCTGGTATCAAGGACGCTGCGCGATAACGCAATTTGCGCTAAGCTGCGCGCCAATAGCGAACCGGCAACGCTCCATACGATTCTAACGGAATTTCAGCCGTCGCAGGCTGCCTAG
- the hpf gene encoding ribosome hibernation-promoting factor, HPF/YfiA family: MRYQISGKQIDIGEALQSHVRTELDEILKKYAGRPTDANVVFSKSGHEFVCETIVHLSTGLTAQATGKANEIYAAFDGSGEKMDKQLRRYKRRLKDHHSGRSQPVELSDAGSYILEPRDESDEATHDTVNGMIVAEMETKIPSLSVGEAVMQMEIASAPVLVFRNEKHNGINVVYRRDDGNIGWIDPRISG, from the coding sequence ATGCGGTATCAAATCAGCGGCAAACAAATCGATATTGGCGAAGCCCTGCAATCCCATGTCAGGACTGAGCTGGACGAAATCCTAAAAAAGTACGCAGGACGCCCCACTGATGCCAATGTTGTCTTTTCTAAGTCTGGCCATGAATTCGTGTGCGAGACGATCGTTCATCTATCGACAGGTCTGACTGCGCAAGCAACAGGGAAGGCGAATGAGATATACGCCGCTTTTGATGGCAGCGGCGAAAAAATGGACAAGCAATTGCGTCGTTACAAACGGCGTCTTAAGGATCATCACAGCGGTCGCTCGCAACCAGTTGAACTTTCGGATGCAGGGTCATATATCCTCGAGCCAAGAGACGAGTCGGATGAGGCGACACATGACACTGTAAACGGCATGATCGTGGCAGAGATGGAGACCAAGATCCCCTCACTGTCCGTCGGCGAAGCGGTGATGCAAATGGAAATCGCGAGTGCGCCCGTGCTTGTCTTCCGCAATGAGAAACATAACGGAATCAACGTCGTCTACAGACGAGACGATGGAAATATTGGTTGGATTGACCCACGCATATCGGGTTGA
- the lptB gene encoding LPS export ABC transporter ATP-binding protein, producing the protein MEASPNLSVQEGDFGLHIVNLRKSYRKRPVIRDVSIDLGRGEVVALLGPNGSGKTTCFYSIAGLVTPEGGKVIIDGREITALPMYRRAQLGIGYLPQEMSIFRGMTVEDNIMSILEIAEPDRHRRRERLEALLSEFSVEHLRRASAVALSGGERRRVEIARCLAAGPKYVLLDEPFAGVDPIAVGEIRHLVADLKNRGIGVLITDHNVQETLQIVDRAYILHDGKVLMNGTTEEVIQDENVRRVYLGNNFRVN; encoded by the coding sequence ATGGAAGCCAGCCCAAACCTAAGCGTCCAAGAAGGCGATTTTGGTCTACACATTGTCAATCTACGCAAAAGCTATCGGAAACGCCCGGTTATTCGCGATGTCAGTATCGATCTTGGCCGCGGTGAGGTTGTTGCCCTGCTCGGGCCCAACGGTTCGGGAAAGACCACCTGTTTTTATTCAATCGCTGGCTTGGTGACACCCGAAGGCGGAAAAGTCATCATTGATGGGCGCGAGATTACGGCGCTACCAATGTATCGGCGCGCGCAATTAGGTATCGGCTACCTGCCACAGGAAATGTCAATTTTCCGTGGCATGACTGTCGAAGACAACATCATGTCAATCCTTGAGATCGCCGAACCTGACCGACATCGCAGACGCGAACGGCTTGAGGCTTTGTTATCAGAGTTTTCTGTCGAACATTTGCGGCGCGCATCTGCTGTGGCGCTTTCGGGCGGGGAAAGGCGCCGTGTCGAGATTGCGCGCTGCCTGGCTGCGGGCCCCAAATACGTATTGCTGGATGAACCATTCGCCGGGGTTGACCCGATTGCCGTTGGCGAGATTCGGCATCTGGTGGCTGACCTGAAGAACAGGGGGATTGGGGTGCTGATCACCGACCACAATGTGCAGGAAACACTGCAAATTGTGGATAGGGCATACATTCTGCACGACGGAAAGGTGCTGATGAACGGCACCACTGAAGAAGTCATTCAGGATGAGAATGTGCGCCGGGTCTACCTGGGTAATAACTTCCGTGTAAATTGA
- a CDS encoding LptA/OstA family protein: MFRQIFGILLACILGAGSLAAQTNIDLGGITVDTSAAIEVSADSLSVDQDTGRAIFSGNVIIGQGDLRLQAGNVEVVYAADTSDITQLIATGDVTFVTADEAAEAQSANYDVVTGMLLLSGDVLLTQGASAISAETMRINVTDGTATMEGRVRTVLQQGGN; the protein is encoded by the coding sequence GTGTTTCGACAAATTTTTGGGATCTTGCTCGCCTGCATTCTTGGGGCTGGCAGTCTTGCCGCACAAACGAACATCGATCTTGGTGGAATAACGGTTGATACCTCAGCCGCGATTGAGGTGTCAGCAGATTCTCTTTCAGTCGATCAAGACACCGGACGGGCGATTTTTTCGGGAAATGTCATCATCGGTCAGGGTGATTTGCGGTTGCAAGCAGGAAATGTCGAAGTCGTTTATGCTGCCGATACCAGCGATATCACCCAGTTGATCGCAACCGGGGACGTGACGTTCGTCACCGCAGACGAGGCAGCCGAAGCGCAATCGGCAAACTATGATGTTGTGACAGGAATGCTCTTGCTGTCGGGTGACGTACTGTTGACCCAAGGCGCCAGTGCGATTTCTGCGGAGACCATGAGGATCAATGTGACCGACGGGACTGCCACCATGGAAGGCAGGGTCCGGACAGTGCTGCAGCAAGGCGGCAACTGA
- a CDS encoding KpsF/GutQ family sugar-phosphate isomerase has product MKKPSKYLTTARKVITQESDALVKLAAQLDETFDDAIELLLQATGRVIVSGMGKSGHIARKLAATLASTGTPAHFVHPAEASHGDLGMMTKGDVVIVLSNSGETPELADLVAYTRRFDIPMIGIASRSNSTLLQQADIAVLLPNLGEACGTGVVPTTSTTMTLALGDAIAVALMKHRDFTPEKFRDFHPGGKLGAQLSKVADLMHHEDTVPLVHVDTPMSDALLEISQKGFGVVGVLDDHGGLAGIVTDGDLRRHMDGLLTHKAGEVMTKGPTTVRPDALAEKALAVMNQRKITCVFVTNADDSGQVVGILHIHDCLRAGIV; this is encoded by the coding sequence ATGAAAAAGCCCTCAAAATATCTCACAACCGCGCGCAAGGTAATTACCCAAGAATCAGACGCGCTTGTCAAACTTGCAGCCCAGCTGGACGAAACATTCGACGACGCGATTGAGCTGCTGCTGCAGGCAACGGGCCGGGTTATTGTTTCTGGCATGGGGAAGTCGGGCCATATCGCCAGAAAGCTCGCGGCGACTTTAGCCAGTACTGGAACACCAGCCCATTTCGTACATCCCGCTGAGGCCAGCCACGGTGACTTGGGGATGATGACGAAAGGGGATGTCGTCATCGTATTGTCCAATTCAGGCGAAACGCCGGAGTTGGCCGATTTGGTTGCTTATACAAGACGCTTTGACATTCCGATGATTGGCATCGCAAGCAGATCAAACAGTACCTTGCTGCAGCAAGCCGATATCGCCGTTTTGCTACCCAACCTCGGTGAAGCTTGTGGTACTGGTGTTGTTCCGACAACATCGACGACCATGACATTGGCATTGGGTGACGCTATTGCAGTAGCACTGATGAAGCATCGCGACTTCACCCCGGAAAAATTCCGCGACTTTCACCCAGGCGGGAAGCTTGGGGCACAATTGTCAAAAGTTGCCGACCTGATGCATCATGAAGACACAGTACCGCTTGTGCATGTCGATACACCGATGAGCGATGCTCTGTTAGAGATCAGCCAAAAGGGTTTTGGCGTCGTTGGCGTTTTGGACGATCATGGTGGTTTAGCCGGAATTGTCACCGATGGTGATCTTCGGCGGCATATGGATGGTTTGCTCACCCATAAAGCGGGCGAAGTGATGACGAAAGGCCCCACAACAGTGCGTCCAGATGCGCTCGCCGAAAAGGCTCTTGCTGTTATGAACCAACGCAAAATTACATGCGTCTTTGTGACCAATGCGGATGACAGCGGACAGGTGGTCGGCATCCTTCACATTCATGACTGCCTACGTGCCGGGATTGTCTGA